ATGGACGGGACGGCGTTCGCCTCGGCCGCCGATCTGGCGGGCGCGATGCGGCGGGCGGAGACCGCGCACGGCGAGCACGAGAAGCGCACCGGGGAGCGCGACGCGAACTGGCCCGCCTGGTACGCGGCGTACATGGTGGCGGAGCAGGCGGGCACGGAGCTGCCGTTGTGACGACGTCGGTTGTGACGACGCTGTCGAAGGAGTCGAGCCATGCGCGCTGACATCGCGCCCGGACGTCGCTTCCCCGACTACGAGCTGCCCGATCACACGAGCACGTCACGCAGGCTCAGCGAGCTGCAGGGCGAGGACCCGCTGATCTTGACGCTCGCGCGCGGCCACTACTGTCCGAAGGAGCACCAGCAGCACCTGGAGCTCGCCGCGTTCTATCCGAAGATCGCCGTCGCATACACGCGGGTCGCCACGATCTCGACCGACGACCACCACACGCTCCAGGAGTTCCGTGCGTCGGTCGGGGCCCAGTGGGCCTTCCTCTCCGACCCGGGCCGCACGGTCCAGATGGACCTCGACATCAAGGAGTACACCGACCCCGAGCACGATCCGATGATCCCGCACACCCTCGTGCTCAAGCCTGGCCTCGTGATCCACCGCATCTACAACGGCTACTGGTTCTGGGGCCGGCCGTCGTTCGCCGACCTGTGGCGCGACCTGCGGGAGGTGACCGCCGAGGTCCGCCCCGACTGGGACCTTGCCACGCC
The Gemmatimonadales bacterium genome window above contains:
- a CDS encoding redoxin domain-containing protein; the encoded protein is MRADIAPGRRFPDYELPDHTSTSRRLSELQGEDPLILTLARGHYCPKEHQQHLELAAFYPKIAVAYTRVATISTDDHHTLQEFRASVGAQWAFLSDPGRTVQMDLDIKEYTDPEHDPMIPHTLVLKPGLVIHRIYNGYWFWGRPSFADLWRDLREVTAEVRPDWDLATPGLREAWEARDGSRFHGWDKRGLAGVGGP